In the Balearica regulorum gibbericeps isolate bBalReg1 chromosome 33, bBalReg1.pri, whole genome shotgun sequence genome, one interval contains:
- the LOC142599008 gene encoding CD5 antigen-like, producing MTKLEIRLVDGSNPCSGRVEVLHKDVWGTVCDDQWDLREARVVCRQLGCGTALSAPRESKYGEGKGQIWLSDVNCTGTQASLTECEAKPWGDNICNHVEDASVECSEVDIPEEGPVRLVDGPNKCAGRVEVLHENRWGSVCDDHWDMKDTKVVCKQVGCGSPLSALGGARYGRGSDIIWLDDVECNGTEESIFDCQARPWGEHNCYHGEDADVVCAVNKNLEEPEAP from the exons ATGACCAAACTTGAGATTCGCCTGGTGGATGGTTCCAATCCGTGCTCTGGGAGAGTTGAGGTGCTTCACAAGGACGTCTGGGGGACCGTCTGTGATGACCAGTGGGATTTACGGGAGGCGAGGGttgtgtgcaggcagctgggctgtgggacGGCACTATCAGCTCCTCGGGAGTCGAAATACGGAGAAGGCAAAGGCCAAATCTGGCTGAGCGACGTGAACTGCACAGGGACACAAGCATCCCTCACCGAATGCGAGGCGAAGCCATGGGGAGACAACATCTGCAATCATGTGGAAGATGCTAGTGTGGAGTGCTCAG AAGTGGACATTCCTGAGGAGGGGCCTGTCCGGCTCGTGGATGGCCCAAACAAGTGTGCTGGGAGAGTTGAGGTGCTCCATGAGAACCGGTGGGGCAGTGTGTGTGACGACCACTGGGACATGAAGGACACCAAGGTGGTGTGCAAGCAGGTGGGCTGCGGGTCACCGCTGTCAGCTCTGGGAGGTGCCCGCTATGGACGAGGGTCGGACATCATCTGGCTGGATGATGTCGAATGCAATGGGACGGAAGAGAGCATCTTTGACTGTCAGGCCAGGCCGTGGGGTGAACACAACTGCTATCACGGAGAGGACGCTGATGTTGTTTGTGCAG TTAACAAGAACCTGGAGGAGCCAGAAGCGCCGTGA
- the LOC142598993 gene encoding LOW QUALITY PROTEIN: butyrophilin subfamily 2 member A1-like (The sequence of the model RefSeq protein was modified relative to this genomic sequence to represent the inferred CDS: deleted 1 base in 1 codon), with translation MGLSVQLTAVIFVLILVSTQHPAAGGGHDPLLVLDGYEDDGIRVKCFSERLFSEVQVWWTDGKGDNVTGTPLTTGTTTANASSSIIVKPGSGNSVSCKIIDKLLKTSTESSAVIADVFFPATSPWLAAFVVILLLSVFLVIAAVYKLRKNNKTTTREKNAEKEIQKEIDELQVELDEETARFKNENQDLLSKIEKVQNELEFRRAHSNAVNITLDENCKHPSLIIKGKNRVKSSTQEEILPKALVVATEAFSGKKHYWEVEVGDKSEWELGVVHEEIRNTLRSNTMNSFQKGNLLSLQFSQGKYILTGEESLQNCKPCSVVGVFLDQEFDRLSFFDVEEKHLLKSLSLEFSGNLYPFFSPGSDGKWLGVRPVCVENHYTHRDILPQGQEEINKLIT, from the exons ATGGGGCTCTCGGTCCAGCTGACAGCAGTCATCTTCGTCTTGATACTGGTATCTACACAGCATCCCGCCGCAG GTGGTGGCCATGATCCATTGCTTGTCTTGGATGGTTATGAGGATGATGGTATTCGAGTCAAATGCTTCTCTGAGAGgttattttctgaagttcagGTGTGGTGGACAGATGGTAAAGGAGATAATGTCACTGGGACTCCTCTCACCACTGGCACCACCACTGCAAATGCCAGCAGCTCCATCATTGTAAAACCAGGATCTGGAAACTCTGTGTCCTGCAAAATAATTGATAAATTGCTGAAAACATCAACAGAATCTTCAGCTGTCATTGCGG ATGTCTTTTTTCCTGCCACCTCCCCTTGGCTGGCGGCTTTTGTCGTGATCCTGCTCTTGAGTGTCTTCCTGGTTATCGCTGCAGTCTATAAACTCAGAA agAACAATAAGACAACTACTCGTGAAA aaaatgcagaaaaggaaattcaaaAAG AAATAGATGAACTCCAAGTTGAATTAG atgaggAGACAGCCAGATTTAAGAACg aaaatcagGATTTGTTGTCCAAAATTG aaaaagtccAGAATGAACTGG AGTTCAGGAGAGCTCATAGCAATGCAG TTAATATCACTCTGGATGAGAACTGCAAACATCCCAGCCTCATCATTAAGGGGAAAAACAGGGTCAAGTCCTCCACCCAGGAAGAGATACTGCCCAAAGCGTTGGTGGTAGCTACTGAAGcgttttcaggaaagaaacattaCTGGGAAGTGGAAGTGGGGGACAAATCAGAGTGGGAGCTGGGTGTGGTACATGAGGAAATTAGAAATACACTGAGGAGCAACACGATGAACAGTTTCCAAAAGGGGAATTTACTCAGTCTGCAGTTTTCTCAAGGAAAATACATCCTAACTGGCGAGGAGAGTTTACAAAATTGCAAGCCCTGCAGCGTGGTAGGTGTTTTCCTGGATCAGGAATTTGACAGGCTTTCATTCTTTGATGTTGAAGAAAAGCACCTTCTCAAGTCTCTCTCTCTTGAGTTTTCTGGGAATCTGTACCCGTTCTTCAGTCCAGGCTCTGATGGCAAATGGTTGGGAGTACGCCCTGTATGCGTTGAAAAC CATTACACTCACCGCGACATCCTTCCACAGGGCCAAGAGGagattaataaattaataacgTAG